TGGGGAGCACCCTTCCTCGGTGTGCACAGGCAGCCTTTCGTAATAGTTTCTTGGGAGATCTATGAGGCCCTCTCAGAGATCGTTGCCAACGGAAGCAAGTCGGGAACGGTTTACGCTTTCCGAAACGATCCGGCTATTACTCAGATAGATGTCTTGGTACCTAATCATGTGAAAGACATAAGGGCAAAGCTTGTAGAACTTAAGGAAAACGGCCACATCCCTAACTCCTTGAAGGGACTAATCACTGTAGAAGAGGCTCAGACAAGATACCAGGCAGCAATCGACTTCATCGACAAGTACGGACATGCTTACATAAGTAACGGACCATACTATCTGTCTAAATACGATCCCACCGCTAACTACGCGGAATGTAGAGCTTTCAGAGATCCTTCTTATCCTTACGAACCGTACTTCTGGAAAGAGGCGCTGAAGACAGTAAGGCTCTCGATCGACTCTATTGAAGTACCTGCAATAATCGCGAAGGGTATGGACACTTCAGTCCAGGTTGTGGTAGCTGAGATCGAGTATCCTTCTGAAGAGGTATCCAAGGCATCCAGAGGAAGCGTTGTCGTGACGCTAATCACTCCAGATGGAGAGATCAGCTTTGACACCGTTTTGATTGAGCCGGGGATTTTCGAGGCCATGATCCCTGCAGAGGCCATTGAATCTCTAGAACCCGGATCATACAACGTTCTCGCAATCGCTTCTCTAGAGGGTGCAGTGCCGGCGTCGTCCGTCACTTCCACCATAGTTTACTGATAACGGCAAGGCGGTACCCCACGGGTACCGCCTTCATTATTGAGGTGGAAATATGTTCTGGAAATACATGTTGAAACGAGTCTTCTACGGGATTTTCATATACATTATCCTTATCTTCGTCTTTTCGGCACTTTTCAATACTGTTATGGAACAGACTCTGAGAGGGCAGATCGATGAAGAGATAAGAGCTGAATTGATGGCTCTTGACAATGTAGGTTCTCAGCAAATCCAAAACTTTATCGAAATGAGACGTGCCGAAAAATTCGCTCTATACAAACTTGACAAGCCTATCTTCGAAAGAATAGTCTGGAGAACCTGGTCGACCCTGACACTGAACTTAGGAAAATCCAGTTCCATTCGATCTGCCGCAGGCGATCGAAACGTATGGGCCATAGTCTCAGAAAAAATACCGAGAACGTTGATTCTCTTTAGTTCTGCGATGTTGATTGACATCATTATAGGAATCTGGCTCGGCCTGAAAAAGGCTCAAAAAGCCGGCGGGGTTTTGGACAAAAGCACTTCGGTTGGAACCATGGTGGTTTTTGGGATGCCGTCATGGTGGTTAGGAATGATTCTTATCATGTTCTTTGCATACACGATAAAAGTCTTCCCTTCAGGAGGTCTGCATGCAACACCTCCACCAGAAGGGATAGCGTTCTTCTTAGATGCCCTCTATCACCTTGCACTTCCCGTAATGACTCTTGTCGTAATCGGTTTCTGGGGGCGGGCCTTTCTTACTCGAAATATTGTCTTGGGAGTGCTTCAAGACGACTACATAATGGCGGCAAGGGCTAGGGGAATTCCCGAAAGGAAAGTCTTGTACGGTCACACGATGAGAACCTCGGCTCCACCAATTGTGACTATGTCGCTACTTGCATTGCTTGCTTCCGTATCGGGAAACATTGTATTTGAAGGAATATTCAACTGGCCGGGGATGGGCAATCTCTTCTGGTTTGCCCTTCAGCAGAATGATGTTCCAGTCCTTATGGGAAACCTTGCGATAACCACAGGGCTATACATTTGCGGTCTGATTCTCCTGGATCTCGTTTACGGTTTGCTAGACCCCAGAATCAAAGTGGGTGCAAAAGCATGAGAATCGGCGAAATGAAATCATCATTCGATGAATTCTGGGGGGAATTCAGGAAGGTAAAATCAGGAATGATTGGCCTTGTATTTCTTGGACTGTTCCTGATGATTCTGTTTTTTGAACCGCTTCTTCTTCCCTTCGAACAGGCAAACTCGAGATGGAAAGACATTACTTACTGGGAAGACAATCCCGCAAGTGCTGCTCCCCAATGGACAAACTTCTTCTCCTCCAAGAAGAGTGCAGTCTCTATGCCACTTGAAGTGGAGAAAAAAGAAGTCAAAAATGCAGGGACAATCAGGATAATAGAAGAGACTTTTCTTTACGACTACCAGTACGATGCCGCGCCCTCAGACATCATATTCAGAGCTTCAGGCCAGGCCAATCCAACGGTAATCATCTCCGTTGAAAGACCGGACGGAAAGAAGATCGATCTTCTGAGAAAACCACTTGAAGTTACACAAGGAAAGGATTTGAGGATTGCAATAGACAAAACTTCCTTAAATGAAGCCTACAACTTCTTGAAATCAATGGACGCTGCAACGGGCCTATCAAAACAAACTCTAAAAACAACCGACATACTCTTCTCGAAGGTCGAAGACTCAATAGTTTTCACTCCTCAAGCCCTTAAGGGCGAATACAAAATAATGGTTTCTTTGATCCTGCAGAAGGAGACCGACGTAATAGAATCTACCGAGATGAAAGTCGCCGGTAGGGTGC
The sequence above is a segment of the Mesotoga sp. BH458_6_3_2_1 genome. Coding sequences within it:
- a CDS encoding ABC transporter permease — its product is MFWKYMLKRVFYGIFIYIILIFVFSALFNTVMEQTLRGQIDEEIRAELMALDNVGSQQIQNFIEMRRAEKFALYKLDKPIFERIVWRTWSTLTLNLGKSSSIRSAAGDRNVWAIVSEKIPRTLILFSSAMLIDIIIGIWLGLKKAQKAGGVLDKSTSVGTMVVFGMPSWWLGMILIMFFAYTIKVFPSGGLHATPPPEGIAFFLDALYHLALPVMTLVVIGFWGRAFLTRNIVLGVLQDDYIMAARARGIPERKVLYGHTMRTSAPPIVTMSLLALLASVSGNIVFEGIFNWPGMGNLFWFALQQNDVPVLMGNLAITTGLYICGLILLDLVYGLLDPRIKVGAKA
- a CDS encoding ABC transporter permease, giving the protein MRIGEMKSSFDEFWGEFRKVKSGMIGLVFLGLFLMILFFEPLLLPFEQANSRWKDITYWEDNPASAAPQWTNFFSSKKSAVSMPLEVEKKEVKNAGTIRIIEETFLYDYQYDAAPSDIIFRASGQANPTVIISVERPDGKKIDLLRKPLEVTQGKDLRIAIDKTSLNEAYNFLKSMDAATGLSKQTLKTTDILFSKVEDSIVFTPQALKGEYKIMVSLILQKETDVIESTEMKVAGRVHGILGTDNSKRDIWSGVIAGVKWAMLIGLLTALVSVSIGVIYGVISAYVGGWKDSLMQRIFEIFISVPMLPVLIVMSAVFKPNIWMIILIMCVFYWVGPVKTVRSMGLQIKEETYIEASRALGASNTRIIFKHMVPLLIPYAFASMALNVPGAIVVEATLSLLGLGDPNIVTWGQILQDAHNGGAMLSGMWWWVVPPGMAIAFMGMTFAFVGFAMDKILNPKLKTR